Proteins encoded in a region of the Bacteroidota bacterium genome:
- a CDS encoding dihydrofolate reductase, translating into MQISAVVVVDENEAIGYQNKLLCHLPNDLKRFKQVTTGHHILMGRKTFESIGKPLPNRTNMVLSTHHELKINGCIVFADIQKAIEFARERGEAELMLIGGGKIFELMKTQIDKIYYTRIHHEFDLADAYFPKYDLSKWKLIEQIDCKKDEKNPFDHTFETWEKI; encoded by the coding sequence TTGCAAATATCAGCCGTAGTAGTAGTAGATGAGAATGAGGCCATCGGTTATCAGAACAAATTGTTATGTCATTTGCCCAATGATTTGAAAAGGTTCAAGCAGGTTACAACGGGCCACCATATATTAATGGGCCGCAAAACTTTTGAATCCATCGGCAAACCTTTGCCCAATAGAACCAATATGGTATTGAGTACACATCATGAATTAAAAATAAATGGTTGTATAGTTTTTGCAGATATTCAAAAAGCTATAGAATTTGCTAGAGAACGTGGAGAAGCAGAACTGATGTTGATTGGCGGCGGTAAAATATTTGAACTGATGAAAACTCAAATAGACAAAATATATTATACCCGAATTCATCATGAATTTGACTTGGCCGATGCGTATTTCCCCAAATATGATTTGAGCAAATGGAAACTGATTGAGCAGATTGATTGCAAGAAAGATGAGAAAAACCCCTTTGACCATACTTTTGAAACATGGGAGAAAATTTGA
- a CDS encoding type III pantothenate kinase: MGENLKAAIDIGNTRIKCGVFKDRQLMDVLVSEDEHDLYSFLQDKKISSVIISDVSGDEKTHDYLKESITVIQMGHTLKLPIQNNYKSPKTLGTDRIAAAVGAQLLYNNQTIFIVDAGTCISTGFVQNNIYKGGSISPGIQMRYKALHDYTGKLPLVENLPVENIKPIGLDTENSIHSGVLAGAVYEIQSRIIAIRETEKITESLTIVTTGGDGAFLAEQLKYSNFANPSELVFEPNLVLIGLNEILLLNESETT; this comes from the coding sequence ATGGGAGAAAATTTGAAGGCCGCTATAGATATTGGAAATACCCGCATCAAATGTGGGGTGTTTAAAGATAGGCAACTAATGGATGTTCTGGTAAGTGAAGACGAACATGACTTATATAGTTTTTTGCAAGATAAAAAGATTTCTTCTGTTATCATTTCCGATGTTAGCGGTGATGAGAAAACCCATGATTATTTAAAAGAGAGCATTACAGTTATTCAAATGGGACATACACTGAAATTACCCATACAGAATAATTATAAAAGTCCTAAAACGCTTGGTACTGACAGAATAGCAGCCGCAGTTGGTGCTCAACTATTATATAATAATCAAACAATTTTTATAGTTGATGCGGGTACATGCATCAGCACAGGATTTGTGCAAAATAATATATATAAAGGGGGTAGCATTTCGCCCGGTATACAAATGCGTTACAAAGCATTGCACGATTATACAGGCAAACTTCCACTTGTAGAAAATCTACCAGTTGAAAACATAAAACCTATAGGACTTGATACTGAAAATTCTATCCATTCAGGTGTTTTGGCAGGGGCGGTTTATGAAATACAAAGCCGTATTATAGCAATAAGGGAAACTGAAAAAATAACAGAATCACTTACAATTGTAACAACAGGTGGGGATGGGGCGTTTTTGGCAGAACAATTAAAATACAGCAACTTTGCAAATCCAAGTGAACTAGTTTTTGAACCTAACTTGGTGCTGATAGGACTAAATGAAATATTATTATTGAATGAATCGGAAACTACTTAA
- a CDS encoding ABC transporter permease — MNIFTSIGRYTLFVRGLFSRPERFKVFWERTMHEMNAIGVGSLGIVAAISLSVGAVTTVQTAYQLVSGLVPRSIISTILRDSMILELAPTITCLVLAGKVGANIASELGNMSVSEQIDALDVMGVNASSYLVLPKIVAGLFVIPLLIIVAMALGIVGGYWAGVSGGAITPRDFTEGIVADFRGFTIFFAYIKSVTFAFLITTISSYHGYYTRGGALEVGSSSTKAVVYSCVGILFSDFILAQMLLEN; from the coding sequence ATGAACATCTTTACTTCCATAGGCAGGTATACTCTTTTTGTGCGGGGACTCTTCAGCAGACCTGAGCGTTTTAAAGTTTTTTGGGAACGCACCATGCACGAAATGAACGCCATCGGCGTGGGTTCGTTGGGCATTGTGGCAGCCATATCATTAAGTGTGGGTGCGGTTACCACCGTGCAAACTGCCTATCAATTGGTATCGGGATTGGTGCCCCGCAGTATTATCTCCACCATTTTGCGTGACTCCATGATTTTAGAATTAGCACCTACCATTACTTGCCTTGTACTTGCAGGAAAAGTAGGAGCCAATATTGCATCGGAACTGGGCAATATGAGTGTGAGCGAACAAATTGATGCACTGGATGTGATGGGCGTAAATGCTTCTTCTTATTTGGTATTGCCCAAAATAGTTGCAGGCCTTTTTGTAATTCCCTTATTAATAATAGTTGCTATGGCATTGGGCATTGTAGGTGGTTACTGGGCAGGAGTATCGGGAGGTGCAATAACGCCGCGAGATTTTACAGAAGGCATTGTAGCCGACTTTAGAGGGTTCACTATTTTCTTTGCTTATATCAAGTCCGTAACCTTTGCTTTTTTGATAACAACCATTTCTAGTTACCATGGTTATTATACCCGTGGCGGAGCATTAGAAGTAGGTAGTTCCAGCACCAAGGCAGTAGTATATAGTTGTGTAGGTATATTGTTTTCCGATTTCATCTTGGCTCAAATGCTTCTTGAAAATTGA